One genomic region from Vanacampus margaritifer isolate UIUO_Vmar chromosome 2, RoL_Vmar_1.0, whole genome shotgun sequence encodes:
- the LOC144043941 gene encoding protein FAM200B-like isoform X2, giving the protein MEEPPSKKRRTQGSGRHQKEWELLQDVKVAASGFYDLKSHFKTAGHVENVKKNNSHVPLTKHFVSTANPAASHKTTNAEILFCHFLAEHNIAFTAADHFSDLVKVMFPDSQTAKEFACRRTKATMIVKESLARGYTQDVIQYCRTHPFTLMIDESNDRTTKKRLVVLAHFFDGENTNTRLLDLPELASGTAASIFAVIDNILQENDLPWSNVVGFASDNCNTMVGKKNSVLSRIKEKNGAVFSVGCICHLGNLCVKDGLKTLPVNIDDLLVDIYIYIFKIVPNELRILKSFRTLQIPSKKKS; this is encoded by the exons atggaggagccacctagtaagaaacgaagaactcaaggatcgggtcgacaccagaaagaatgggagttacttcaag acgtgaaagttgctgcgagtggattttacgatctgaagagccactttaaaactgccggacacgtggagaatgtgaaaaaaaacaattcacatgtcccattaaccaagcacttcgtctctaccgcaaatcctgcagcatcccacaaaacgacaaatgcggaaattctcttctgccattttcttgctgagcacaacattgctttcacagctgcggaccacttctcggatttggtgaaagttatgtttccggattcacagacagctaag gagtttgcatgtcggaggaccaaggctacgatgattgttaaggagagccttgcacgtggctacacccaagacgtcattcagtactgcagaactcacccatttaccctcatgattgatgaaagcaatgatcgtactaccaaaaagcgacttgttgtgttagctcacttctttgatggggagaacacaaataccagactcctcgatttaccagagttggcatcaggcacagcagcatcaatctttgccgttattgacaacattttacaagaaaatgaccTTCCATGGAGTAACGTTGTGGGATTTGCAAGCGACAATTGCAACACCAtggttggaaagaaaaactctgtcttgtctaggataaaagaaaaaaatggggctgtttttagtgttggatgcatttgtcatcttggcaatctgtgtgtcaaagatggactgaagacattgccagtaaacatagatgacttgctggtggatatatatatatatatttttaaaatagttccaaacgaattgaggattttaaagagtttcaggactttacaaattccgagcaagaaaaaatcctaa
- the LOC144043941 gene encoding protein FAM200B-like isoform X1 produces MEEPPSKKRRTQGSGRHQKEWELLQGEYAGWIKASLRGTQFSFCVPCNKDVKVAASGFYDLKSHFKTAGHVENVKKNNSHVPLTKHFVSTANPAASHKTTNAEILFCHFLAEHNIAFTAADHFSDLVKVMFPDSQTAKEFACRRTKATMIVKESLARGYTQDVIQYCRTHPFTLMIDESNDRTTKKRLVVLAHFFDGENTNTRLLDLPELASGTAASIFAVIDNILQENDLPWSNVVGFASDNCNTMVGKKNSVLSRIKEKNGAVFSVGCICHLGNLCVKDGLKTLPVNIDDLLVDIYIYIFKIVPNELRILKSFRTLQIPSKKKS; encoded by the exons atggaggagccacctagtaagaaacgaagaactcaaggatcgggtcgacaccagaaagaatgggagttacttcaaggtgaatatgctggctggattaaagcatcgttaagaggcactcaattctcattctgtgtcccttgcaataaagacgtgaaagttgctgcgagtggattttacgatctgaagagccactttaaaactgccggacacgtggagaatgtgaaaaaaaacaattcacatgtcccattaaccaagcacttcgtctctaccgcaaatcctgcagcatcccacaaaacgacaaatgcggaaattctcttctgccattttcttgctgagcacaacattgctttcacagctgcggaccacttctcggatttggtgaaagttatgtttccggattcacagacagctaag gagtttgcatgtcggaggaccaaggctacgatgattgttaaggagagccttgcacgtggctacacccaagacgtcattcagtactgcagaactcacccatttaccctcatgattgatgaaagcaatgatcgtactaccaaaaagcgacttgttgtgttagctcacttctttgatggggagaacacaaataccagactcctcgatttaccagagttggcatcaggcacagcagcatcaatctttgccgttattgacaacattttacaagaaaatgaccTTCCATGGAGTAACGTTGTGGGATTTGCAAGCGACAATTGCAACACCAtggttggaaagaaaaactctgtcttgtctaggataaaagaaaaaaatggggctgtttttagtgttggatgcatttgtcatcttggcaatctgtgtgtcaaagatggactgaagacattgccagtaaacatagatgacttgctggtggatatatatatatatatttttaaaatagttccaaacgaattgaggattttaaagagtttcaggactttacaaattccgagcaagaaaaaatcctaa